The following proteins are encoded in a genomic region of Corallococcus silvisoli:
- a CDS encoding LysR family transcriptional regulator: protein MDLEELRAFLDVAETGSFLAAAESLGVSRTTLRRRVEALEARAGVPLLTSTRTGIVLTEAGGVLAQRGRIMMQETSALLASIREVGQAPAGLLRMVLPVGLPPHLLAPLFGLLRTTYPLLRVQASFSDAPLSEPLDNVDMAIHFGEDMPRGPWLSQVVLRVREGLIASPQYLERRGVPRTLEALRDHELFAWAAPGGDACLWPVLGGMAFRVEPTLITSDIHLIRSCCLAGQGIGLVPSADLPDPDHAQGTCVPVLPGVVGRERAVRISVPEALREIPKIQRVLEDIRRFIEPL, encoded by the coding sequence ATGGACCTGGAAGAGTTGCGCGCGTTTCTCGACGTCGCGGAGACGGGGTCGTTCCTGGCCGCCGCGGAGTCGCTGGGCGTCTCACGCACGACCTTGAGGCGGCGCGTCGAAGCGCTCGAGGCAAGGGCAGGCGTACCGCTGCTGACCAGCACCCGGACGGGCATCGTCCTGACCGAAGCCGGTGGAGTCCTCGCCCAGCGCGGACGGATCATGATGCAGGAGACGAGCGCGCTGCTGGCCTCCATCCGTGAGGTGGGCCAGGCCCCGGCGGGCCTGCTGCGGATGGTGCTGCCCGTCGGGCTCCCGCCGCACCTGCTCGCCCCGCTCTTCGGGCTGCTGCGGACCACCTACCCGCTGCTGCGGGTCCAGGCGAGCTTCAGCGACGCCCCCTTGTCCGAACCCCTGGACAACGTGGACATGGCGATCCACTTCGGAGAGGACATGCCCCGGGGACCGTGGCTCTCACAGGTGGTGCTCCGCGTGCGCGAGGGGCTGATCGCCAGCCCCCAGTACCTGGAGCGCCGGGGTGTTCCCCGGACCCTGGAGGCGCTTCGGGACCACGAGCTGTTCGCGTGGGCGGCTCCGGGGGGCGACGCGTGTCTCTGGCCCGTGCTCGGCGGGATGGCGTTCCGGGTGGAGCCCACGCTCATCACGTCGGACATCCACCTGATCCGCTCCTGCTGCCTCGCCGGGCAGGGCATCGGGCTGGTGCCCAGCGCGGACCTGCCGGATCCCGACCATGCCCAGGGCACCTGCGTCCCGGTGCTGCCCGGCGTGGTGGGGCGGGAGCGCGCCGTCCGCATCAGCGTGCCGGAGGCGCTCCGCGAGATTCCCAAGATCCAGCGGGTGCTCGAAGACATCCGCCGGTTCATCGAACCGCTCTGA
- a CDS encoding putative quinol monooxygenase has protein sequence MHLFLKPYRMTFLALTASLVGLGCASTSKSTTGAAMTTTQARKSETVHVGLLVRLEAKPGKEEEVRKFLEGGLALVQAEPATAQWFALRFGPTSFGIFDTFADEAGRQAHLSGKVAAALMAQAPELLATPPTIQAVDLLAAQTPDTPDVAETKALVVTLEAKPGRAEEVQKLLERALPIIRDELDTVHWYALKLSSTTFGIFDTFADEEGRQSHLSGKVAAAMKAKAPEVLAKPPLIEKVDVLAVKR, from the coding sequence ATGCATCTCTTCCTGAAGCCGTACCGCATGACCTTCCTCGCGCTGACCGCCTCCCTGGTGGGACTGGGCTGCGCATCCACTTCGAAGAGCACGACGGGTGCAGCCATGACGACGACGCAAGCGCGGAAGTCAGAGACTGTTCACGTGGGCCTGCTGGTCCGCTTGGAGGCGAAGCCGGGCAAGGAAGAGGAGGTGCGGAAGTTCCTGGAGGGAGGTCTTGCCCTGGTCCAGGCGGAGCCGGCGACGGCACAGTGGTTCGCGCTGCGCTTCGGTCCGACCTCCTTCGGCATCTTCGACACGTTCGCCGACGAGGCGGGCCGTCAGGCGCACCTGAGTGGCAAGGTGGCCGCGGCCCTGATGGCGCAAGCGCCAGAGCTGCTGGCGACACCGCCAACGATCCAGGCGGTGGACCTGCTCGCCGCCCAGACGCCGGACACGCCCGACGTCGCCGAGACAAAGGCCCTGGTCGTCACCCTGGAGGCGAAGCCGGGCAGAGCGGAGGAAGTGCAGAAGCTCCTGGAGCGTGCGCTGCCCATCATTCGCGACGAGCTGGACACAGTGCACTGGTATGCCCTGAAGCTGTCGTCAACCACATTCGGCATCTTCGACACCTTCGCCGACGAGGAGGGGCGTCAGTCGCATCTGAGTGGCAAGGTCGCCGCGGCCATGAAGGCGAAGGCGCCGGAGGTCCTCGCGAAGCCGCCGCTCATCGAGAAGGTCGACGTGCTCGCGGTGAAGCGCTGA
- a CDS encoding CHRD domain-containing protein gives MPKLAVLSVALFMQSAQAKDPSEGATTFTVYEAFLSPAQEPGEESETPKLLQKSLGATAPSTPRDRRKSRGYGQLRFSKDLSKAYVDVQVDGVNPEDILMFHVHCGPPGVLGPIVVDFGEFGALPKTLAQGKLSVELTNKNITYVKDMKGMKSGLPESCPAELGFLTQTQTLASLESLARKGVLYFNLHTKAHTFYGEMRGQLYAAQP, from the coding sequence ATGCCGAAGCTCGCTGTCCTGTCCGTCGCCCTGTTCATGCAGTCCGCCCAGGCCAAGGACCCTTCCGAGGGCGCGACGACCTTCACCGTCTACGAGGCCTTCCTGAGCCCCGCCCAGGAGCCCGGTGAGGAGTCGGAGACGCCGAAGCTGTTGCAGAAGAGCCTCGGCGCCACGGCACCGTCGACGCCCCGCGACCGCCGCAAGTCCCGGGGCTATGGGCAGCTTCGCTTCTCCAAGGACCTGAGCAAGGCCTACGTCGACGTCCAGGTGGACGGGGTGAATCCCGAGGACATCCTCATGTTCCACGTGCACTGCGGCCCGCCGGGCGTGCTCGGCCCCATCGTCGTGGACTTCGGCGAGTTCGGCGCGCTGCCCAAGACACTCGCCCAGGGCAAGCTCTCCGTGGAGCTGACCAACAAGAACATCACCTACGTCAAGGACATGAAGGGGATGAAGTCCGGCCTGCCGGAGAGCTGCCCTGCGGAGCTGGGCTTCCTGACGCAAACCCAGACACTGGCCAGCCTGGAGTCCCTGGCGCGCAAGGGCGTGCTCTATTTCAACCTCCACACGAAGGCCCATACCTTCTACGGAGAGATGCGGGGCCAGCTCTACGCCGCCCAGCCGTAG
- a CDS encoding carotenoid oxygenase family protein → MTAFDLNRGAVAPVADEVDLVDLAVTGDIPRELNGALLRNGPNPLRGRFEGNDVLSWWPEAAMLHAISFEDGRAAGYRNRWARTRRWADVYAPERVPQLPDTNPNVNVLLHAGELLALAEGGAPFAITAELDSLGEPRRHAGLGGGLTAHPKVDPLTGELIAFRADWRAPWLRYGVADAQGVQRVDVVVDVPAPSMMHDIAITATRSLLLDLNVGYDFSMLKQGHRMPLRWHDDRKARIGVIPRHGGDVRWFGIEPCFIQHVVNAYDRDEACVVLDAVRYPWYLRLDASTGRFVDNPVGVLWRYEIDTASGRVDERPLTDGGIELPRINENRTGRHYRYLYATEQPTNAEMRGVVRFDHERGATTHYAVQAGDQNSEPVFVPRPGGIVEDDGWLLVMVYRSATDSSDLVILDARAIDEDPVATVHLPRRVPAGFHGAWVPRVR, encoded by the coding sequence ATGACTGCATTCGATTTGAACCGCGGCGCGGTCGCGCCGGTCGCCGACGAGGTCGACCTCGTAGACCTGGCCGTCACCGGAGACATCCCGCGCGAACTCAACGGAGCGCTGCTGCGCAACGGTCCGAACCCACTGCGGGGCCGCTTCGAGGGCAACGACGTTCTGTCTTGGTGGCCGGAAGCGGCGATGCTGCACGCGATCTCGTTCGAGGATGGCCGCGCGGCCGGCTACCGGAACCGCTGGGCGCGCACGCGCCGCTGGGCTGACGTGTACGCGCCCGAGCGGGTGCCGCAGCTGCCCGACACCAATCCGAACGTGAACGTGTTGCTGCATGCGGGCGAATTGCTGGCGCTGGCGGAGGGTGGCGCGCCGTTCGCGATCACCGCCGAGCTGGATTCGCTCGGCGAGCCCCGCAGGCACGCCGGGCTCGGCGGCGGGCTGACCGCGCATCCAAAGGTCGATCCGCTGACGGGCGAGCTCATCGCGTTTCGCGCGGACTGGCGCGCGCCGTGGCTGCGCTACGGCGTCGCGGACGCGCAGGGCGTGCAGCGCGTCGACGTCGTTGTGGATGTACCGGCGCCGTCGATGATGCACGACATCGCGATCACCGCGACCCGCAGCCTGCTGCTCGACCTGAACGTCGGGTACGACTTCTCGATGCTGAAGCAGGGCCACCGGATGCCGCTGCGCTGGCACGATGACCGGAAGGCACGCATCGGCGTGATCCCGCGCCACGGCGGCGACGTGCGCTGGTTCGGCATCGAGCCTTGCTTCATCCAGCACGTCGTCAACGCGTATGACCGCGACGAAGCCTGCGTGGTGCTCGATGCGGTCCGCTACCCGTGGTACCTGCGGCTCGACGCGAGCACGGGGAGGTTCGTCGACAACCCCGTTGGAGTCCTGTGGCGCTACGAGATCGATACGGCGAGCGGCCGGGTTGACGAAAGGCCGCTCACCGACGGCGGGATCGAGCTGCCGCGCATCAACGAGAACCGGACGGGGCGCCACTACCGTTACCTGTATGCGACGGAGCAGCCGACCAACGCCGAAATGCGCGGCGTGGTCCGCTTCGATCACGAGCGCGGCGCGACGACACACTACGCGGTGCAAGCTGGCGACCAGAACAGCGAGCCCGTGTTCGTGCCGCGCCCAGGAGGCATCGTCGAGGACGACGGTTGGCTGCTGGTGATGGTCTATCGCTCGGCGACGGACTCCAGCGACCTGGTGATTCTGGACGCACGCGCGATCGACGAGGACCCCGTCGCGACCGTTCACCTGCCGCGCCGGGTGCCAGCCGGGTTCCACGGCGCGTGGGTGCCGAGGGTGCGCTGA
- a CDS encoding LysE family translocator, which translates to MPTAANLLLFLGASLALNVTPGPDMLYVITRSASEGRRAGVASALGIAGGTVFHSLAVVLGLSSLLIAVPFAYDAVRLGGAGYLVFLGLRTLLRPSGVAQGPRVEPASLWEIFRQGVVTNVLNPKVALSFLAFLPQFVVPGSGSAPGQLLLLSVLFNVSGTLVNLVVAFGASRAGQWGRARIGGGVLAQRITGAVFVGLGVRIALQQRS; encoded by the coding sequence ATGCCAACCGCCGCCAACCTGTTGCTCTTTCTCGGGGCTTCGCTCGCGCTGAATGTCACGCCGGGGCCCGACATGCTCTATGTCATCACACGAAGCGCCTCGGAGGGGAGGCGTGCGGGCGTCGCGAGCGCACTCGGCATCGCGGGCGGCACCGTCTTTCACTCGCTCGCGGTCGTCCTCGGGCTCTCCAGCCTGTTGATCGCCGTACCCTTCGCCTACGACGCCGTGCGCTTGGGTGGGGCGGGCTACCTGGTCTTCCTCGGTCTGCGCACGCTGCTGAGGCCATCCGGTGTGGCACAGGGGCCACGTGTCGAGCCCGCCAGCCTCTGGGAAATCTTTCGCCAGGGCGTGGTCACCAACGTCCTCAACCCGAAGGTCGCCCTCTCTTTCCTCGCGTTCCTTCCTCAGTTCGTTGTGCCCGGTAGCGGTAGCGCCCCCGGGCAATTGCTGCTGCTGAGCGTGCTCTTCAACGTGTCGGGTACGCTGGTGAATCTGGTCGTGGCCTTCGGCGCGAGCCGCGCCGGACAGTGGGGCCGCGCCCGTATCGGCGGCGGCGTCCTCGCGCAGCGGATCACGGGAGCCGTGTTCGTGGGGCTCGGTGTGCGTATCGCCCTGCAGCAGCGGAGCTGA